A stretch of Henckelia pumila isolate YLH828 chromosome 4, ASM3356847v2, whole genome shotgun sequence DNA encodes these proteins:
- the LOC140861216 gene encoding uncharacterized protein, with translation MEENEKVIAGMFLLCGLPDFVLIHTGVSHLFISTCFFKSLNLPYISLDVVRSVYTPAGQSTLAKRLVLGCPLEFEDNILTVNLLVLAMEDFDCILGIDILTMYRASVDCYQRLVRFQLVGDDSWFFFGDGTRPPMPLVSALGACRALESGQKGYLIYAVDLYVTYFASSVSFGSVRDAKKDGSMRLCIDYLQLNRVTIKNKYPLSRIDDLFDQL, from the exons atggaggagaatgagaaggtgaTAGCGGGTATGTTTCTTTTATGTGGATTACCTGATTTTGTCCTTATTCATACTGGTGTATCTCATTTATTCATATCTACATGTTTTTTTAAGAGTCTCAACTTACCCTACATTTCCCTAGACGTAGTACGTTCTGTTTATACACCAGCTGGTCAGTCAACGTTGGCCAAACGTCTAGTTTTGGGTTGTCCTTTAGAATTTGAAGATAACATTTTGACAGTGAATCTCTTGGTATTAGCAATGGAAGACTTTGATTGCATATTGGGTATCGATATTTTGACAATgtaccgagcttcagtggattgcTACCAGAGACTTGTACGATTTCAACTGGTTGGGGATGATAGTTGGTTTTTCTTTGGTGATGGAacacgacctccgatgcctttaGTATCCGCTTTgggagcctgtcgagctctagagtcagGCCAgaaaggctacctcatctatgcagttgattt GTACGTCACCTATTTCGCGAGCTCTGTATCGTTTggatccgtcagagatgc gaagaaagatgggtctatgcgattgtgtattgattatctGCAGTTGAACCGCgtgaccatcaagaataagtatcctttgtctCGTATAgatgacttatttgatcagctTTAG